Part of the Cupriavidus basilensis genome is shown below.
GGCTTTGAGTCGAACGACCTGTCGAACCTGTTCAAGTGGTCGTCACGCGCGTGGATGCTGGGGCCGCTGGTGGGCAGCACGATCGCCGCGCCGATCCTCGACGGGGGCCGCAACAAGGCCAACCTGGCGGCGGCGCGCGCGCAGCACGAGGAGGCGGTGGCGAGCTACCGCCAGAGCGTGCTGACCGCGATGCGCGAGGTGGAAGACAGCCTGGCGGACGTACGCTGGCTGAGCCAGCAGGCCGGCGCATTGGACGGCGCACTGGGCGGCGCCCGCCGCGCGGCCAAGATCTCGCGCAGCCGCTACGAGGCGGGCGCGGTGGACTACCTGACGGTGATCGACGCGGATCGTACGGTGCTGCAGTCGCAGCGCGATGCCAACCAGGTGGCCGGGCTGCGTGCTTCCGCCACGGTGGCGCTGGTACGCCGGCTGGGCGGTGGGTGGGGGCCGTTGCCGGATGCCGCACCCAGTGTGGCGCAGGCGGGCCCCGGCCCGCTGGCCGTGAACCACTGAGCGCAGGCGCCAGGCCTCCAAAACGCGGCAGCCGCCCTCGCGCGGTTGCCGCGTTTTGTCGTTGCCGCGCCAACGCGGCGAAAAAATCTGACTACACTAAAAGCATCGCGGCCACCTCAGCCGGAAAGGCCGCAGGCCGCAGCCCGCACCGCAGCCCGCCGGCGCATTGATTGTCCAGGCTCCCAACATGAGCAGGCGGCGAATCCACAGAAGGCGGACCCATGGACGGCGGCGGACCCTGTTCGTCGCGCTACTGATCCTTCTGTGCGCGGCGACTGTCCTGTTGCTCCCCTTGCCGCGGCCGTGGCGCCCCGTCACGCATATCGTCAACGAGGTGACGATCGCGCAGCCCGATGCCGTGGTGTTCGACTACGTTTCCACGCCCGCCAACTGGCCCGACTGGCATCCATCGTCGCTCGCCGTGACCGGCGCATCGGCCGGGCATTCGCTCCTGCCCGGCGAGCAGGTCACCGAAACCTTCTTGGTGGCCGGGCGGCGCGGCCAGGTGGTGTGGACCGCGGCCGAGCGCAGCCCATCCTCGGCCTGGATGATCCAGGGCACTATGGATGGGCGCGAAGCGGGCGCGGTCCGCTACACGCTCGCCCAGACGCCGGAGGGCACGCACTTCCGGCGCGAATTCAGCTACCCCGCGCCGAACCTGCTGTTTGCGCTGACCAACTGGCTGGTGCTGCGCAAGCGCATCGAGGCCGAGTCAGCCGAGGCGGTGACGCGGTTGCGGGCGGTGTTGGAGGCCCGCAAGCCCTCGTCCGGTACGGGCGGCTGATCTGCCGTGTTGCCTGCCTGTGTGCGCAACCTGCGCTGGGATGTGCTGGCGCGTGCGCGCCGGGCCATCGCAATACGCTGCGCATGATCTTTCCGGACCCGGCCGTGCACGAGCGCTTTGCCGGCTGGGAGGCGCAGGCGCCACAGATGCTGGCGACCTTTCGCCGCGACCTGGTCCGCGCGCCGGCAGTATACTGACCGCGCAATTCAATTGGAGTCGATGGTGTCGGTAGAAAACCTGGCGTCCGCCACAGGACGCACCCCAGATACGGCGGCTACGCCGGAGCCGGCAGCGCAGGCATTGCCGCCCAAGCCCGTGGCGCCGCCCACGCCGGATATCAATGATTGCTGCGGCAATGGCTGTGATCCCTGCATCTTTGACCTGCATGCCGCGGCCATGGAGCAGTACCGTGCCGAGCTCAAGGCCTGGCTGGCGCTCGCCGGCCAGACGGCCGAAGCCGGCGCGGGCGGTCCCAGCTTCTGACCTGGCTGGCACGCCACGCGTACCAGACACGTACCACGCAAGCACCAAGCAAGTACCACACAAGGAGCCTGCCTTGAGCGTCACCGACCGGAACATGCTGGCCGACCTGCACGCGTTCGTGCGGGACCATCCGCGCCTGCTGGTGCTGACGGGGGCCGGCATCAGCACCGATTCCGGCATTCCCGGCTACCGTGACGCGCAGGGCAACTGGCAGCGCACGCCGCCCGTGCAGGCGCAGGATTTCTTTCGCTCGCATGCGGTGCGCCAGCGCTACTGGGCGCGCAGCATGCTGGGCTGGCCGGTGCTAGCCAATGCGCAGCCTAACGCCGCGCACTTCGCGCTGGCTCAGCTGCAAGCGGCTGGCTACGTGCGCCAGCTTGTCACCCAGAACGTGGACGGCCTGCACCAGCGCGCCGGCAGCACCGGCGTGATCGAGCTGCATGGCCATGTGGGCAGCGTGATCTGCCTGCAATGCGGCACGCGCCGCCCGCGCGCCTCGCTGCAGGCGCAGCTCGAGGCGGACAACCCGGCGCTAGCCGAACTGCGCGCGCTGCCGGCTTCCGATGGCGATGCGCATCTGGAGCTGGCCAGCTTCGAGGCCGTGCGTATTCCCGCGTGCGGGCACTGCGGCGGCGTGCTCAAGCCCGATGTGGTGTTCTTCGGGGAGTCGGTGCCGCGCGAGCGCGTGGATGTGTCCCTGCAGGCGCTGGATGAGTCGGATGCCTTGCTGGTGATCGGCTCGTCGCTCACGGTGTTTTCCGGTTACCGTTTCTGCCTGGCGGCGCAAAAGCTGGGCAAGCCGGTGGCGGCCATCAATCTTGGCCAGACCCGTGCCGATGCGCTGCTGGCGTTGAAGGTGGATGCCTCGTGCGCGGCGACGCTGACGGACCTGGCCGGGCGGCTGGACTTGCCCGCGGGTGCCGTGGCTCAATAGGCCCGCTCAGCGACCGCCACCCGTCGTCAGAGGGGGCTTGCCGCAGCCGGACGGCATGAAAGCAAGCTAGGGAATCCCACTACAGCACTGGCGCGGATATTGCATAAAAATCCGCTGTTAATACTGTGAAATTTCACAAGGCGGACAAAATGGAAGTAGCGAGGCTGGCCAGCCCTGGCCGGGAGCCGAATTGACGAGCAGGGTGCACCGCGGCGGGGCACGGGTGAGGTGCTGCGGGCGCTGCGGGTGCGGTGCCAGTGCAGGCCCGGCGCCATGAACACGCGCTTTGTCGAAGCCTTCATGTGGGTAGCGAGGCTAGGCAGCTTTCGCGCGGCGGCCGAGAAGCTGCACATCACGCAGGCGGCCATGTCCAATCGCATTGCCTCGCTGGAGCAGGAGATTGGCGCGCGCGTGTTCGAGCGCGAGGCGCGGGACCTGCGGCTCACGCCGGTGGGCCTGCGCCTGCTCGGCTACGGCGAGCGGCTGCTGGAGTTGCAGCGGGAGATCATGGTGCTGGGGCGCTCCGGCCACGAGTTGCTGGGGCTGGTGCGCATCGGCGCCATCGAGAGCGTGGTGCATACCTGGCTGGTCGACTTCCTGCGGCACCTGCAATCGTCCTATCCGGGCATCGAGGTGCAGATCACTTCCGAGACCACCGAGGGCCTGCACAAGACCCTGCGCGCCGGCGGCATCGATATCGCCTTGCAGACGGACCCCGCGGTGGGCGAGGGCATCACCAGCACGCCGTGCCTGCCGATGGCGATCGGGTGGGTCGGGCCGCCCGGCGCGGCGCAGCCCGATGAAGGGAAACTGGCCACGTTGCTGCAGTACCCGACCATCACCATGAGCCCGGGATCGCAGCCGCACGTGGCGCTCAAGGAGCTGTACCGCAAGGCCGGGCTGCCCGTTGGCAAGGTGCACTGCGTGAGCTCCATCGCGGCCATCGTGCGGCTGGTGAAGGCGGGCTTTGGCAATGCGCTGATGCCGCTGGCGCCGGTGCGTGAAGAGGTGGAGCGCGGCGAACTGCGCGTGATCTGTTGCGATGTGCCGCTGCCGCATCAACGGCTGGTAGTGAGCCATCTCGACCATGCGGCGTCGGAGGCGATTCGCCTGGTGGCGGATCTGGCCTGCCGCGAATCGGATCGCTTCGTGCGTTCGCTGCCTGCACCGTTTGCGCCGGAGTGAAGCATGGTCGCGCGCCAGGCTGGTGCGCGAACGCAGCCGGATCGAACAGAAAAACTGATCGGAAACGCGAAGAAAAACCCGTTTGTCGCGCGCGGCGATCGCGCCGATCATCAGCTCACCGCTTTGTATTGGCGTGGCAACCGGAGAGTTTGATGAGCGAGATGTTTGCGACCGAAAGTTTGGCGACAGAGAGCGCGGCAGGCATGGCCCCGCAGGGCATGCTGTTTGTCGCGTCGAATGTGGATGCGGCCGACGAGGCCGATTTCAATCAATGGTACGACCGCGAGCACGTGGAAGAGCGCGCCCGCATCGAAGGCTTCATCTCTGCCGCGCGCTATGAAGCCGTGCAGGGCGGCCCCAAGTATCTCGGCCTGTATCGCACCGAGTCGCTCGGTGCATTCACCAGCGCGGCCTACAAGGCGGCCTTTCGCCGCCAGACGCCGTGGTCGGTGGCCAACCTGGACCGCATGCGCCAGCCGATGCGCCGCGTGAGCGAAGTCACTGCCACGGTCGGGCAGGGCAGCGGCAGCTGGCTTGCCGTGCTGCCGCTGGCGCAGCCGGAGGATCCGCTGGCGCTGGTCGACCTGGCGGGCGAGGTTGGCGGGCAACTGTCCGCGCAGCCCGGCTTTGTCCAGTCCTACCTGCTGATGCCCGATGCCGAGCTAAGCCAGCCGTTGCCCAAGGAGAGCCTGACCGACCGGCAATTGCTGCCCATCCTGGTGATCGAGAGCAGCGCCGAAGCCGCGAGCGAGCAGGCACTGCAGGAAGCGGCAAAGCGCCTGGGCGCATCGACGCAGCAGGCCGCACGCTATGCATTGAAATGGAAGCTCTTCTCCGGGGAGGTGGCGTGATGACCAACGCAAGCACGATATCCACCGCGCGCAGCGCAGCCGGCACGCTCGATGCGGCCACCCATGCCGCCAAGCCCGGCATGGGCCGGCTGGCCGCGGCCAGCACCATCGGCACCACGCTGGAGTGGTACGACTTCACGGTCTATAACCTGATGGCCGCGCTGGTGTTCAACGCGGTTTTCTTCCCCTCGTTCGATCCGCTCACGGGCACGATCCTGGCGTTTTCCACCTATGCGGTGGGCTATGTCTCGCGCCCGCTTGGCGGCGTGCTGTTCGGGCATCTGGGCGACAAGCTCGGCCGGCGCTTCGTGCTGGTCGCCACGCTGATCCTGATGGGCGTGGCCACCGGGCTGATGGGCGTGCTGCCCACTTACATGTCGTGGGGCATCTGGAGTCCGATCCTGCTGGTGGCGCTGCGCTTCCTGCAAGGCGCGGCGATCGGCGGCGAATGGGCTGGCGCGGTGTTGCTGTCGATGGAGCATGGCGAGCAGCACCAGCGCGGGCGCAACGCATCGTTTACGCAGGTGGGGCCGTCGTGCGGCACGCTGCTGGGCACCGGCTTTATCGCCGTGGTGTCGCTGTGGCTGAGCCCGGAAGATTTCCAGGCGTGGGGCTGGCGCGTTCCGTTCCTGTCGAGCGTGCTGCTGGTGCTGTTCGGGCTGTGGCTGCGCAAGGGCGTTGAGGAAACCCCGCTGTTCAAGGAAATGGAAGCGCGCAAGAGCACGGCCAAGACGCCGATCAAGGAAGTGTTCGTGGATCACTGGCGGCGGCTGCTGGTGGCCGGCGGTGTGCGCATCGGCTCCGACGTGCTCTACGCGCTGGTGGTGGTCTTCACGCTGACTTACGTGACCAGCGTGCTGCACCTGTCCCGGCCGCTGGCGCTGAGCGCGACCATGATCGGCGCGGCGTGCAACGCCATCGCGGTGCCCTTGTTCGGCAGCCTGTCGGACAAGCTCGGCCGCCGCCCGGTATACATCGCCGGGGCCGTGCTGGCCGTGGTGTGGGCCTTTGTGTTCTTCCGCCTGATGGACAGCGCGCAGCCGCTGCAGATCTGCGCCGCGGTGGTGGTCGGGCTGATCATCCACGCCATGATGTACGGCCCGCAGGCGGCCTTCGTGACCGAGCAGTTCCCCACGCGGGTGCGCTACGCCGGGTCATCGCTGGCCTATACGCTGGCGGGCATCGTGGGCGGCGGCTTTGCGCCGCTGATCATCGCCAGCCTGTACAAGTCGTACGGCTCGACACTGGCGATCTCGCTGTATGTCAGCGCCGCCGTGGCGCTGACGCTGGTGGCGCTGCTGGTGGCGCGGGAAACCGCGAACAAGCCGCTCGAAAGCTGATCCGGCTAGCCCTCGAGCGCCGTCGCGAAGACCGTTTCGCGGCGGCCCTGCAGCAGCGCCTGGCGAAAGGAAAGCACATGGGCCGTGACCGCGCTGGCCGCTGCCGCGCCGTCGCCGTCGCGCAGCGCCTTCAGGATGGCGCGGTGCTCGGCGCCGACCTCGGCCAGGTGCCCTTCGGATGACAGCGAAATGGCCCAGAAGCGCTGCGAGCGCGCGTGCAGCACCTTGAGGATTTCGATCAGGATCGGGTTGCCCGAGACCTGCGCGATTTCCTCGTGGAACAGGCGGTCCAGGTTGGTCACCTCGGGCAGGTTGCGCTGCGCCACAGCGTCTTCCACCTGGCTCAGCAGGCGTTCGAGCGTGTGAAGGCCGGCGGCGGTGATGCGCTCGGCAGCTAGCCTGGCGCACAGCGTTTCGTTGGCCAGGCGCACGTCGATCAGGTGCAGCGCATCGTCGATGGACAGTGGCGAGACCACCACGCCCTTGCGCGGCAGGATCTGCACCAGTCCTTCGTTGGCCAGCCGGTGCAGGGCCTGGTTGATGGGCGTGCGGCCAAGGTCAAGATCGTCGACCAGGGTGGAGATGTTGAGATGCTCGCCGGGGCGGTAGACCAGCGTGGTCAGCCGCTCCCGCAGGCCGGTATAGGCCAGCTCATTCTGCGATGGTTCTTCGGTCCTGGCCCGGGCGCGCGATGTGCCGGCGCTACGGCGATCCACTGATGGCAAAACTCTCTCCCGACAACACGGCAACGCGTGCAAGGGCGATATCGTACTACCAAAAGCAGGCGCGGCCCGAGGCGCTGGGCCAATGCTGCACGCCTAATCCAGCTTGATGTCCGCTGCGGTGATCACGGTCTTCCACTTGGCCACTTCGGCCGCGGTGTGCTGGTTTAGCGCGGCGGGTTTGTAGGCGGCATCCGGTAGCAACTGGATGCCCTGGTCGGCCAGCTTCTTTGCAAACTCCGTGTCGGCGATGGCCTTGGCGAACGCGGCGTAGTTGCGGGCGATGACGTCCTTGGGCGTGCCCTTCGGCGCATATAGGCCGTACCAGGTGGATGCCTCGAAGTTGGGCACCACGGTTTCCGCCACGGTGGGCACGTTGGGAAACTGCGGCACGTGTTGCTTGGCGGTCTGCGCGATGGCGATGACCTTGCCGCCCTTGACCTGCGGCAGGGCGGTGTTGGTTTGGTCGAACATGCCATCCACCTGCCCGCCCATGACATCGGTCAAGGCCGGGCCGGCGCCTTTGTACGACACCGGGGTCACCTTGATCCTGGCCTGCTGGGCGAACATGGCGGCGACCAGATGCGAGGTGGAACCCACGCCCGCGTTGCCGAAGTTGAGCTTGCCCGGATTGGCACTGGCAAAGGCGACCAGGTCCTGCACGGTCTTGAACTTCGAGTTCGCGCCGACCAGCAGCACCAGCGGCGTATCGGGGAAGCGGAACACGCCCTCGAAGTCCTTGACCGGGTCATACGACAGCTTCTTGTACAGCGACGGCGCCGCGGCCATATAGCCCATATGCCCGACCAGGAAGGTATAGCCATCGGGCGCGGCCTTTGCCGCCTTGCCCGCGCCGATGGTGCCGCCGGCGCCGGCCTGGTTCTCGATCAGTACCGGCTGGCCCAGATCGCGCCCGACGCGATCCGCGATATTGCGGGCAAGCGCATCGGTGGGGCCGCCGGCCGCGAAGGGCACGATCCACGTGATCGGGCGGGTGGGGTAGTTTTGCGCCAGCGCGGCGGTGGACAGGGCTAGCAGGGCCAGGGTGGCGCCCAGTTTCTTGGTCATTGTTGTCTCCATCATCAAGGTGGTTTCGGTTGTTTTGAGATGATCGGTGCTGCTTATATGTGCATTTAATAAATATGTTTAAACATATTCTAGGAATGTGGCACTCGACCGTCAAGCCGGAACCGCACCTCGTTTACCCTTTGCGCTTGGCTTACGGGCCGCCAGGCGCTAGCATTTGCTACGCCTCAGGCACATCGATCGATCATTCAGGGAACCCATGGAGCCACGCCACGCCGAGTTGACCAAGGCACTTATTCACGACATCACGAGCGGGGTCTATCCGGTCGGGTCAAGCCTGCCGGGCGAACTGGAGCTGGCCGAGAAGCACGGCGTCAGCCGGGGCACCGTGCGGGTGGCGCTGATGCGCATCCAGGAGCTAGGCTTGGTCTCGCGTAAAAAGCGCGCAGGCACCCGGGTGGAAGCCTCCGCGCCGCGCAGCAGCGAGTACACGCCCAAGCTCTCCACCATCGACGAACTGGTGCAATATGGCGCCGCCACGCAGCGCAAGATCCACGGTGCGCGCGAAATCGTGATGGATATAGAGCTGGCCACCCGGCTGGGCTGTCAGCCGGGCTCGCGCTGGCTGCATATCGAGACCTCGCGCACCAACCCCGAGGCGCCATCGCATCCGTTGTCATGGTCCGACGTCTACGTGATGGCGGCTGACGGCGCCAAGATCCGCAAGCTGCTCAAGACAGATCCCAGCCTGATCAGCGAACTGGTCGGCAAAACCACCGGACGCCTGGTCAAGGAAGTACGCCAGACCGTGCGGGCGGTGGGCGTGCCCGCCGCGCTAGCGGACGTGCTGGGCACCGCGCCCGATGCGCATGCGCTGGAATTCGTGCGGCGGTATTTCGACCAGTCGGACCGGTTGTTCGAAGTGGTGGTGAGCTTGCATCCGGCCGATCGCTTCACGTATTCGACGGTGCTGCAGCGTCAGGCTTGAGCCGTCGCTAGCCGTCGCTAGCCCGAAGATCGTCTGGGGACGGCGGCCAATGGGTTGCTTTCCGGTGGCGGAACGTGTCATTATGTATAGACATAATGACTGGCAGCAGCCGTTGTCCCGCCTGCTGCGCCCACCCCGCCATGATCGTGATCTTCCAGGAAGACGTCGTCGACAGCATTGCCGACGCGCTACAGTACGTCAGCTACTACCATCCCGTTGATTTCGTGCAGGCGCTCAAGCGCGCCTTTGCCGCCGAACCCGCTGGCGCGGCGCGCGATGCCATCGAGCAGTTGCTGGTCAACAGCCGCATGAGCGCCGAGGCGCACAGGCCGATCTGCCAGGACACCGGCGTGGCGCAGGTTTTCATGACCGTGGGCATGGACGTGCGCTTTGCGGCGCGCGATGGAGCCGCGTTGCTGTCCGTGCAGCAGATGGTGGACGCCGCCGTGCGCCGGGGCTACACGCACAGCGCCAATCCGCTGCGCGCCACCATGGTTGGCTCGGCCCTGGGCGAGCGGCGTAACACCGGCGACAACACGCCGGGATTCCTGCAACTGGAACTGGTGCCCGGCAACACCATCAAGATGACGGTGGTGGCCAAGGGCGGCGGCGGCGATGTCAAGGCGAAGTTCGCCACGCTCAACCCAAGCGATTCGCTGGTCGACTGGATCCTCGCCGCCATCCCGCAGATGGGCGCCGGCTGGTGCCCACCCGGCGTGCTTGGCGTCGGGGTGGGCGGCACGCCGGAGCAGGCCATGCTGGCGGCCAAGCGCGCGTTGTTCAGCCCCATCGATATTCATGCGTTGCGCGACAAGGGGCCAGCGAACGACACCGAGCGGCTGCGGCTGGCACTGTTCGAGCGCATC
Proteins encoded:
- a CDS encoding NAD-dependent protein deacetylase, yielding MSVTDRNMLADLHAFVRDHPRLLVLTGAGISTDSGIPGYRDAQGNWQRTPPVQAQDFFRSHAVRQRYWARSMLGWPVLANAQPNAAHFALAQLQAAGYVRQLVTQNVDGLHQRAGSTGVIELHGHVGSVICLQCGTRRPRASLQAQLEADNPALAELRALPASDGDAHLELASFEAVRIPACGHCGGVLKPDVVFFGESVPRERVDVSLQALDESDALLVIGSSLTVFSGYRFCLAAQKLGKPVAAINLGQTRADALLALKVDASCAATLTDLAGRLDLPAGAVAQ
- a CDS encoding MFS transporter, which encodes MGRLAAASTIGTTLEWYDFTVYNLMAALVFNAVFFPSFDPLTGTILAFSTYAVGYVSRPLGGVLFGHLGDKLGRRFVLVATLILMGVATGLMGVLPTYMSWGIWSPILLVALRFLQGAAIGGEWAGAVLLSMEHGEQHQRGRNASFTQVGPSCGTLLGTGFIAVVSLWLSPEDFQAWGWRVPFLSSVLLVLFGLWLRKGVEETPLFKEMEARKSTAKTPIKEVFVDHWRRLLVAGGVRIGSDVLYALVVVFTLTYVTSVLHLSRPLALSATMIGAACNAIAVPLFGSLSDKLGRRPVYIAGAVLAVVWAFVFFRLMDSAQPLQICAAVVVGLIIHAMMYGPQAAFVTEQFPTRVRYAGSSLAYTLAGIVGGGFAPLIIASLYKSYGSTLAISLYVSAAVALTLVALLVARETANKPLES
- a CDS encoding LysR family transcriptional regulator translates to MNTRFVEAFMWVARLGSFRAAAEKLHITQAAMSNRIASLEQEIGARVFEREARDLRLTPVGLRLLGYGERLLELQREIMVLGRSGHELLGLVRIGAIESVVHTWLVDFLRHLQSSYPGIEVQITSETTEGLHKTLRAGGIDIALQTDPAVGEGITSTPCLPMAIGWVGPPGAAQPDEGKLATLLQYPTITMSPGSQPHVALKELYRKAGLPVGKVHCVSSIAAIVRLVKAGFGNALMPLAPVREEVERGELRVICCDVPLPHQRLVVSHLDHAASEAIRLVADLACRESDRFVRSLPAPFAPE
- a CDS encoding oxidoreductase-like domain-containing protein, encoding MVSVENLASATGRTPDTAATPEPAAQALPPKPVAPPTPDINDCCGNGCDPCIFDLHAAAMEQYRAELKAWLALAGQTAEAGAGGPSF
- a CDS encoding GntR family transcriptional regulator, translated to MEPRHAELTKALIHDITSGVYPVGSSLPGELELAEKHGVSRGTVRVALMRIQELGLVSRKKRAGTRVEASAPRSSEYTPKLSTIDELVQYGAATQRKIHGAREIVMDIELATRLGCQPGSRWLHIETSRTNPEAPSHPLSWSDVYVMAADGAKIRKLLKTDPSLISELVGKTTGRLVKEVRQTVRAVGVPAALADVLGTAPDAHALEFVRRYFDQSDRLFEVVVSLHPADRFTYSTVLQRQA
- a CDS encoding SRPBCC family protein, with protein sequence MSRRRIHRRRTHGRRRTLFVALLILLCAATVLLLPLPRPWRPVTHIVNEVTIAQPDAVVFDYVSTPANWPDWHPSSLAVTGASAGHSLLPGEQVTETFLVAGRRGQVVWTAAERSPSSAWMIQGTMDGREAGAVRYTLAQTPEGTHFRREFSYPAPNLLFALTNWLVLRKRIEAESAEAVTRLRAVLEARKPSSGTGG
- a CDS encoding GntR family transcriptional regulator; this encodes MDRRSAGTSRARARTEEPSQNELAYTGLRERLTTLVYRPGEHLNISTLVDDLDLGRTPINQALHRLANEGLVQILPRKGVVVSPLSIDDALHLIDVRLANETLCARLAAERITAAGLHTLERLLSQVEDAVAQRNLPEVTNLDRLFHEEIAQVSGNPILIEILKVLHARSQRFWAISLSSEGHLAEVGAEHRAILKALRDGDGAAAASAVTAHVLSFRQALLQGRRETVFATALEG
- a CDS encoding tripartite tricarboxylate transporter substrate-binding protein yields the protein MTKKLGATLALLALSTAALAQNYPTRPITWIVPFAAGGPTDALARNIADRVGRDLGQPVLIENQAGAGGTIGAGKAAKAAPDGYTFLVGHMGYMAAAPSLYKKLSYDPVKDFEGVFRFPDTPLVLLVGANSKFKTVQDLVAFASANPGKLNFGNAGVGSTSHLVAAMFAQQARIKVTPVSYKGAGPALTDVMGGQVDGMFDQTNTALPQVKGGKVIAIAQTAKQHVPQFPNVPTVAETVVPNFEASTWYGLYAPKGTPKDVIARNYAAFAKAIADTEFAKKLADQGIQLLPDAAYKPAALNQHTAAEVAKWKTVITAADIKLD
- a CDS encoding DUF4286 family protein, with product MSEMFATESLATESAAGMAPQGMLFVASNVDAADEADFNQWYDREHVEERARIEGFISAARYEAVQGGPKYLGLYRTESLGAFTSAAYKAAFRRQTPWSVANLDRMRQPMRRVSEVTATVGQGSGSWLAVLPLAQPEDPLALVDLAGEVGGQLSAQPGFVQSYLLMPDAELSQPLPKESLTDRQLLPILVIESSAEAASEQALQEAAKRLGASTQQAARYALKWKLFSGEVA